Proteins found in one Corynebacterium sanguinis genomic segment:
- a CDS encoding RelA/SpoT family protein — protein sequence MATEKTQKRSGSSVRSVSARLARSLTGGRARVNPVLDPLMSIHRRYHPKASAEVLNRAYDVAERLHEGVTRKSGDPYITHPLAVATICGEIGMDTTTLVAALLHDTVEDTEYSLADLSADFGPEVAKLVDGVTKLDKVALGAAAEAETIRKMIVAMAEDPRVLVIKVADRLHNMRTMRFLPPEKQAKKAKETLDVIAPLAHRLGMATVKWELEDLAFAILYPKKYEEIVRLVADRAPSRDRALGEIKAQLEAELKASSISAEVMGRPKHYWSIYQKMVVRGHEFDEIFDLVGIRVLVDNVHDCYAAIGVVHSLYSVMPGRFKDYISNPRFGVYQSLHTTVMTDSGRPLEVQVRTHEMHYNAEFGVAAHWRYKETKGSHKGDQAEVDQMAWMRQLLDWQKEAADPNEFLDSLRYDLTAQQIFAFTPKGDVVNLPAGSTPVDFAYAVHTEVGHRCIGAKVNGKLVALESELVSGDRVEIFTSKDENAGPSRDWQEFVVSPRARTKIRQWFAKERREEHLEAGRDALAAEVQRGGLPMHRLFTADTMRQISQRLHYQDVDALYTAIGAGTVSAQHVTRMLTDVFGDEEDAVDTLAARTPMSELVRSKAVANGAGVLVEGSPDMLAKLAKCCQPVPGDQIFGFVTRGAGVSVHRADCTNAAKLQEEPERLIDVSWAASSAPGAASQATLQVEALDRQGLLAEITGVLSEQKLPIMMLTSQLGSDNVATVRFTMAVSDTKQLGSIMKHVRNIEGVFDIYRVTA from the coding sequence ATGGCGACGGAGAAAACGCAGAAGCGTTCGGGCTCGAGCGTGCGCAGCGTCTCGGCGCGTCTGGCGCGCTCCTTGACCGGCGGCCGGGCCCGGGTTAACCCGGTGCTTGACCCGCTGATGTCCATCCACCGCCGCTACCACCCGAAGGCCAGCGCCGAGGTGCTCAACCGCGCCTACGATGTGGCCGAGCGCTTGCACGAGGGGGTCACGCGCAAGTCCGGTGACCCCTACATCACGCACCCTCTGGCGGTGGCGACGATCTGTGGCGAAATCGGCATGGACACCACCACCCTGGTCGCCGCGCTGCTGCACGACACGGTGGAGGACACGGAGTACTCGCTGGCCGATCTCTCCGCCGACTTCGGCCCCGAGGTGGCCAAGCTTGTCGACGGTGTGACCAAGCTGGACAAGGTTGCCCTCGGAGCGGCCGCGGAGGCCGAAACGATCCGCAAGATGATCGTCGCCATGGCCGAGGACCCGCGCGTGTTGGTGATCAAGGTTGCAGACCGGCTGCACAACATGCGCACGATGCGCTTTTTGCCGCCGGAGAAGCAGGCGAAGAAGGCCAAGGAAACCCTCGACGTCATCGCGCCGCTGGCGCACCGCCTGGGCATGGCCACGGTGAAGTGGGAGCTCGAGGACCTCGCGTTCGCGATTTTGTACCCGAAGAAGTACGAGGAGATTGTCAGGCTCGTCGCCGATCGCGCTCCCTCGCGCGACCGGGCGCTGGGCGAGATCAAGGCGCAGCTCGAGGCGGAGCTCAAGGCGAGCAGCATCAGTGCCGAGGTGATGGGCCGGCCGAAGCACTACTGGTCGATTTACCAGAAGATGGTGGTGCGCGGGCACGAGTTCGACGAGATCTTCGACCTGGTGGGCATCCGCGTGCTGGTGGACAACGTCCACGACTGCTACGCGGCGATCGGCGTGGTGCACTCGCTGTACTCCGTGATGCCGGGCCGGTTCAAGGACTACATCTCCAACCCGCGCTTCGGGGTGTACCAGTCGCTGCACACCACGGTGATGACGGACAGCGGCCGCCCGCTGGAGGTGCAGGTGCGCACCCACGAAATGCACTACAACGCCGAGTTCGGCGTGGCGGCGCACTGGCGCTACAAGGAGACGAAGGGCTCGCATAAGGGCGACCAGGCCGAGGTGGACCAGATGGCGTGGATGCGCCAGCTGCTGGACTGGCAGAAGGAAGCCGCTGACCCAAACGAGTTTCTCGACTCATTGCGCTACGACCTCACCGCCCAGCAGATCTTCGCGTTCACCCCCAAGGGCGACGTGGTTAACCTGCCCGCCGGATCGACGCCGGTGGACTTCGCCTACGCGGTGCACACGGAGGTGGGGCACCGCTGCATCGGTGCGAAGGTTAACGGCAAGCTTGTCGCGCTTGAATCGGAGCTCGTGTCCGGCGACAGGGTGGAAATTTTCACCTCCAAGGACGAAAACGCCGGGCCGTCGCGCGACTGGCAGGAGTTCGTGGTCTCGCCGCGGGCGAGGACGAAGATCAGGCAGTGGTTTGCCAAGGAGCGCCGCGAGGAGCACCTGGAGGCCGGCCGTGACGCCCTGGCTGCAGAGGTGCAGCGCGGCGGGCTTCCCATGCACCGGCTGTTCACCGCCGACACGATGCGACAGATTTCCCAAAGGTTGCACTACCAGGACGTGGATGCCCTCTATACCGCGATCGGCGCGGGCACGGTGTCCGCCCAGCACGTTACGCGCATGCTCACCGACGTGTTCGGCGACGAGGAAGACGCCGTGGACACACTGGCCGCGCGCACCCCGATGTCGGAGCTGGTGCGCTCCAAGGCGGTGGCCAACGGCGCGGGCGTGCTCGTCGAGGGCAGCCCGGACATGCTGGCCAAGTTGGCGAAGTGCTGCCAGCCGGTGCCGGGTGATCAGATTTTCGGCTTTGTCACCCGCGGCGCGGGCGTGTCCGTGCACCGCGCGGACTGCACGAACGCGGCCAAGTTGCAGGAAGAGCCGGAGCGGCTTATCGACGTCTCGTGGGCCGCATCCTCCGCCCCGGGCGCGGCGTCTCAGGCGACGCTGCAGGTCGAGGCTCTGGATCGGCAGGGTCTGCTCGCCGAGATCACGGGGGTGCTCTCGGAGCAGAAGCTTCCCATCATGATGCTGACCTCGCAGCTGGGTAGCGACAACGTCGCCACCGTGCGCTTTACCATGGCCGTCTCGGACACCAAGCAGCTCGGCTCGATCATGAAGCACGTGCGCAACATCGAGGGCGTGTTCGACATCTACCGCGTCACGGCCTAG